The genomic segment GACCACCGCCCGCCTCATCGCCATGACGGCGAACTGCACCGGGCCGCTGCCCAAGCCCTGCGGAGAGTGCGAGTCGTGCCTGGCGGTGCGGACCGGATCGCACCCCGACGTGCTGGAGATCGACGCGGCGAGCAACAACTCGGTGGACGACGTGCGCGACCTGCGGGAGAAGGTGGGCCTCGCGGCCATGCGCGGCGGCAGGAAGATCTACATCCTCGACGAGGCGCACATGATGAGCCGGGCGGCCTTCAACGCCCTCCTCAAGACGCTGGAGGAGCCGCCCCCCCACGTCATCTTCATCCTGGCGACGACCGAGCCCGAAAAGATCATCCCCACCATCCTCTCCCGCTGCCAGCACTACCGCTTCCGCCGCCTGACCCCGGAAGAGATCGCCGGGAAGCTCGCGGGCATCGTGGAGCGGGAGGGGGTGCGCGCCGAGTCCGAAGCCCTGCACTTGATCGGTCGCCTCGCGGACGGGGCGATGCGCGACGGCGAGAGCCTGCTCGAACGGATGCTCGCGGCGGGGTCCGGCATCACGCGCGCCGGGGTGGAGGACGCCCTGGGCTTGCCGCCCGGCGAGCGGGTGCGGGGCATCGCGGCGTCTCTCGTGCTGGGGGAGGCGGGTGCGGCGATCCAGGGAGCCGCCTCCCTCTACCGCGAGGGCTTCGCCGCCCGCACGGTGGTCGAGGGGCTGGTCGCCGCGCTCTCGGGCGCCCTGCACGCCGAACTCGGGCTGGAGGGCGAGCGGCTGGAGGGGGCGGACGTGCCGAGGCTGCTGAAGTTGCAGGCGGCCCTCGACGAGCAGGAGGCCCGCTTCGCCCGCTCGGCGGACGGGCTGAGCCTGGAACTGGCCCTGACGCACGCGCTGCTGGCCGCCGACGCGGGGACGGGCGGGGCGGTGGTGAACGCGGGAACGGCCAGCGTGCCCGCCGACGTGACGGCCCGCCTCGCCCGGTTGGAGCGGGGGGGGGCGGGCCTGCGGTCTGCCGGGGTGCAACCGCCCGCCGCGAACGAGGTGCCCGCCTTCGACCCGGGGGCCCGCCGCGCCCCTGCCGCGACGACCGCGGACCCTCCCGCGCCGACCCGCACGGCGCCCACGCCGACGCCCGCCCCGGTCCAGGGCACCGCGCCACAGGGGAATTGGGCGGACGTGGTGCGGCAGGCGACGATGCAGCTCCGGGCCTTTCTCAAGCCCGCCCGCACCCACGCCGAGCCGGGGTACGTCAGCCTGACCTACGACGAGAAGAGTGCCT from the Deinococcus planocerae genome contains:
- the dnaX gene encoding DNA polymerase III subunit gamma/tau, whose product is MSAIYQRARPIRWDEVVGQEHVKDVLRAALEQGRVGHAYLFSGPRGVGKTTTARLIAMTANCTGPLPKPCGECESCLAVRTGSHPDVLEIDAASNNSVDDVRDLREKVGLAAMRGGRKIYILDEAHMMSRAAFNALLKTLEEPPPHVIFILATTEPEKIIPTILSRCQHYRFRRLTPEEIAGKLAGIVEREGVRAESEALHLIGRLADGAMRDGESLLERMLAAGSGITRAGVEDALGLPPGERVRGIAASLVLGEAGAAIQGAASLYREGFAARTVVEGLVAALSGALHAELGLEGERLEGADVPRLLKLQAALDEQEARFARSADGLSLELALTHALLAADAGTGGAVVNAGTASVPADVTARLARLERGGAGLRSAGVQPPAANEVPAFDPGARRAPAATTADPPAPTRTAPTPTPAPVQGTAPQGNWADVVRQATMQLRAFLKPARTHAEPGYVSLTYDEKSAFHAKQVAGKFDEVAALVLKVFGPVTFELIAPEGGRKVRLGGGGGGPDGGGGGGVPAPAPPSDPAPTPARSEPARPADPGPELPAPPPPSRPRASRGPDLAPLDRP